One part of the Rutidosis leptorrhynchoides isolate AG116_Rl617_1_P2 chromosome 1, CSIRO_AGI_Rlap_v1, whole genome shotgun sequence genome encodes these proteins:
- the LOC139871851 gene encoding uncharacterized protein yields MENSTCDIKQKTNLAALIQEARLIIWDEASMTQTYAFEALDKTLRDILGSKNEANRGKLFGGMPILLGGDFRQILPVIPKGKRQEVVQACINRLDLWKFCQLHTLSCIMRVNAYTPNGQIDARKHAFNKWVLDVGDGTVPASSKDGEDEPSWIKIPDEFICNPKKTQLKQLLILYFQISN; encoded by the coding sequence ATGGAAAATAGTACATGTGATATAAAACAAAAAACAAATTTGGCGGCACTAATTCAGGAAGCGAGGCTAATAATATGGGATGAAGCTTCTATGACTCAAACGTACGCTTTTGAAGCATTGGATAAAACTCTGAGAGATATTTTGGGCTCTAAAAATGAGGCGAACAGAGGTAAGCTATTTGGCGGTATGCCTATTTTACTGGGTGGTGACTTTAGACAGATTCTCCCAGTAATACCAAAAGGTAAAAGACAAGAGGTTGTTCAGGCCTGCATCAATAGATTAGATTTGTGGAAATTCTGCCAACTCCATACACTGTCATGCATTATGAGGGTCAACGCATACACTCCTAACGGTCAAATAGATGCTCGGAAACACGCATTCAATAAATGGGTTCTCGATGTGGGTGATGGTACTGTTCCTGCATCATCTAAAGATGGAGAGGATGAACCATCATGGATAAAGATTCCTGATGAATTCATTTGCAATCCGAAAAAAACCCAATTGAAACAATTGTTGATACTATATTTCCAAATTTCAAATTAA